One Chromobacterium paludis genomic window carries:
- a CDS encoding ribonuclease T2 family protein, which translates to MKKTIALLLAAAAFAGAAHAADLKPARHADFPRYTYALTWQPGFCSTGEGCLPEQSHEVRIGLHGLWASEPQSLIDQKVPVHQWWAKGCSFFPHILTVPAMPPEVQSELKEVMPQLKDDLQLHEYVKHVQCFGFPAHQFFETALKMRQAVVDSDFGDYLLEQAGQTRTRQELQDAFVKAFGTDQRRSLQLQCGKDKQGRNVLTQFWFTLQADKLAAFPAAESFVNTPDGEYEDSCGAAFLLPNW; encoded by the coding sequence ATGAAAAAAACCATCGCTTTGCTGCTGGCCGCCGCGGCCTTTGCCGGCGCGGCCCACGCCGCCGATCTGAAGCCGGCACGCCATGCCGACTTCCCCCGCTACACCTATGCCCTGACGTGGCAACCGGGATTTTGCTCCACGGGGGAGGGCTGCTTGCCCGAACAGTCGCATGAGGTGCGCATCGGTCTGCACGGTCTGTGGGCGTCGGAGCCGCAGAGCCTGATTGATCAGAAGGTGCCGGTTCATCAGTGGTGGGCCAAGGGCTGCTCGTTTTTCCCGCACATTCTGACCGTGCCCGCCATGCCGCCGGAAGTCCAGTCGGAGCTGAAGGAGGTGATGCCGCAACTGAAGGATGACTTGCAGCTGCACGAATACGTGAAGCATGTGCAGTGTTTTGGCTTCCCGGCGCATCAGTTTTTTGAGACCGCTTTGAAAATGCGCCAGGCGGTGGTGGACAGCGATTTTGGCGATTATCTGCTGGAGCAGGCGGGACAGACGCGCACGCGTCAGGAGCTGCAGGACGCCTTCGTCAAAGCCTTCGGCACCGATCAGCGCCGTTCCCTGCAGCTGCAGTGCGGCAAGGACAAACAGGGCCGCAACGTGCTGACCCAGTTCTGGTTCACGCTGCAGGCCGACAAGCTGGCGGCTTTCCCGGCGGCGGAGAGCTTCGTGAATACGCCGGATGGCGAATATGAGGACAGCTGCGGCGCAGCCTTCCTGCTGCCCAACTGGTAA
- a CDS encoding DUF799 domain-containing protein encodes MLKALSKMACIAALAALATGCAAPVKRDYTAYKQSKPHSILILPPVNNSPDVNATNGVLSQMTYPLAEAGYYVLPVALVNETFKQNGVTTPNDMQALPIAKLHQIFGADAALYTTISRYGVHYTVLDSVAEVSVTAKLVDLKTGQELWEGSASGNNANNNNSGGGLIGMLVSAAIKQIVNNVSDATYPVAGMTSNMLLSAGHPNGVLYGPRSPNYGTD; translated from the coding sequence ATGCTGAAAGCCCTGTCCAAAATGGCATGCATCGCCGCGCTGGCCGCATTGGCAACCGGTTGCGCCGCGCCGGTGAAGCGCGACTACACCGCTTACAAGCAAAGCAAGCCGCACTCCATCCTGATCCTGCCGCCGGTCAACAACTCGCCCGACGTCAACGCCACCAATGGCGTGCTGTCGCAGATGACGTACCCGCTGGCGGAAGCCGGCTACTACGTGCTGCCGGTGGCCCTGGTCAACGAGACGTTCAAGCAGAACGGCGTGACCACGCCCAACGACATGCAAGCGCTGCCTATCGCCAAGCTGCACCAGATCTTCGGCGCCGACGCCGCGCTGTACACCACGATCAGCCGCTATGGCGTGCACTACACCGTGCTGGACAGCGTGGCCGAGGTATCGGTCACCGCCAAACTGGTTGACTTGAAAACCGGCCAGGAGTTGTGGGAAGGCAGCGCCAGCGGCAACAATGCCAACAACAACAATTCCGGCGGCGGCCTGATCGGCATGCTGGTCAGCGCGGCGATCAAGCAGATCGTCAACAACGTGAGCGACGCCACCTACCCGGTAGCCGGCATGACCAGCAATATGCTGCTGTCCGCAGGCCATCCGAACGGCGTGCTCTATGGCCCGCGTTCGCCCAACTACGGCACCGACTGA
- a CDS encoding DUF4810 domain-containing protein, whose translation MKTKKKLGGLAAAIASALLLSACAGGPPQLYQWEGYQPEVYAYLKGDAQDAQKQIATLEEGLEKIRAKGNHEPPGYHAQLGMLYASAGNLDRMQSEFLTEKKLFPESTAYIDFLLSKQKK comes from the coding sequence ATGAAAACGAAAAAGAAATTGGGCGGCCTCGCCGCCGCCATCGCCAGCGCGCTGCTGCTCTCCGCCTGCGCCGGCGGTCCGCCGCAACTGTATCAATGGGAAGGCTATCAACCCGAGGTGTACGCCTACTTGAAGGGCGACGCGCAGGATGCGCAGAAACAGATCGCCACGCTGGAAGAAGGTCTGGAGAAAATCCGCGCCAAAGGCAATCACGAACCGCCGGGCTACCATGCCCAGCTGGGCATGCTTTACGCGTCGGCCGGCAACTTGGACCGGATGCAGAGCGAATTCCTGACTGAGAAGAAACTGTTCCCGGAATCCACCGCCTATATCGACTTCCTGCTGTCCAAGCAGAAGAAATAA
- a CDS encoding CsgG/HfaB family protein, whose translation MRSTALFALSAAAIALTGLSGCASESSQALAVQQVASANKPYAGARSPISVGKFDNRSSYMRGIFSDGADQLGGQAKTILITHLQQSNRFNVLDRANMEEIKQEAGLKKQAQSLKGADYVVTGDVTEFGRKEVGDQQLFGILGRGKEQIAYAKVNLNIVNTLTSEVVYSAQGAGEYKLSNREIVGFGGTASYDSTLNGKVLDLAIREAVNNLVNGIDSGAWKPSK comes from the coding sequence ATGCGAAGTACCGCTCTGTTCGCCCTGTCCGCCGCGGCCATCGCGCTGACGGGTTTGTCCGGCTGCGCCAGCGAAAGCTCCCAGGCCCTGGCCGTGCAGCAAGTCGCCAGCGCCAACAAGCCCTATGCCGGCGCGCGCTCCCCCATCTCCGTGGGCAAGTTCGACAACCGTTCCAGCTATATGCGCGGCATCTTCTCCGACGGCGCCGACCAGTTGGGCGGCCAGGCCAAGACCATCCTGATCACCCACCTGCAACAAAGCAACCGCTTCAATGTGCTGGATCGCGCCAATATGGAAGAGATCAAGCAGGAGGCCGGCCTGAAGAAGCAGGCGCAGAGCCTGAAGGGCGCGGACTACGTCGTCACCGGCGATGTGACCGAGTTCGGCCGCAAGGAAGTGGGCGACCAACAGCTGTTCGGCATCCTCGGCCGCGGCAAAGAGCAGATCGCTTACGCCAAAGTCAACCTGAACATCGTCAACACCCTGACCTCCGAAGTGGTGTACTCCGCCCAGGGCGCCGGCGAATACAAGCTGTCGAATCGCGAAATCGTCGGCTTCGGCGGCACCGCCAGCTATGACTCCACGCTGAATGGCAAGGTACTGGATCTGGCTATCCGCGAAGCGGTCAACAATCTCGTCAACGGCATCGACTCCGGCGCCTGGAAACCGAGCAAGTAA
- a CDS encoding lipid A biosynthesis lauroyl acyltransferase, whose amino-acid sequence MKLAFALLWLIRLLPMRAIGLLARGLGNLAYLLASGRRRVGLINLRLCFPDMPQAERRRLIRKNCQHMIRMVLEYGVCWWSSAKRIDDLVTIKNLHYVTDLREQGEDVILFYPHFVGFEMCVYALNQYIPLVSVYSHQKNEALDKQIYAGRQRYDNAYIVSRQEGLRPIIKAMRKDHAPFLYLPDQDFGVRDSLFVDFFGVKAATITGLSRIAKLARAKVVPAIARRVGDRFELEFYPAWDHYPSEDIEADTRRMNAFLEDRVREIPDQYFWLHKRFKSRPQGEARFY is encoded by the coding sequence ATGAAACTCGCCTTCGCCCTGCTTTGGCTGATCCGCCTGCTGCCGATGCGGGCCATCGGCCTGCTCGCCCGCGGACTCGGCAATCTGGCTTACTTGCTGGCCAGCGGACGCCGCCGCGTCGGCCTGATCAATCTGCGGCTATGCTTCCCGGACATGCCGCAGGCGGAACGCCGCCGTCTGATCCGCAAGAATTGCCAGCACATGATACGCATGGTGCTGGAGTATGGCGTGTGCTGGTGGAGTTCGGCCAAGCGCATCGACGACCTGGTGACCATCAAGAACCTGCACTACGTCACCGACCTGCGCGAGCAAGGCGAGGACGTGATCCTGTTCTACCCTCACTTCGTCGGCTTCGAAATGTGCGTCTATGCGCTGAACCAGTACATTCCGCTGGTCAGCGTCTATTCCCACCAGAAAAACGAGGCGCTGGATAAGCAGATTTACGCCGGCCGCCAGCGCTACGACAACGCCTACATCGTGTCGCGCCAGGAGGGCCTGCGCCCCATCATCAAGGCCATGCGCAAGGACCACGCGCCCTTCCTGTATTTGCCGGACCAGGATTTCGGCGTGCGCGACTCGCTATTCGTCGACTTCTTCGGCGTCAAGGCGGCCACCATCACCGGCCTGTCGCGCATCGCCAAGCTGGCCCGCGCCAAGGTGGTGCCCGCCATCGCCCGCCGCGTCGGCGACCGCTTCGAGCTGGAGTTCTACCCCGCCTGGGACCACTACCCCAGCGAAGACATCGAGGCCGACACCCGCCGCATGAACGCCTTCCTGGAAGACCGCGTCCGCGAAATCCCAGACCAGTACTTCTGGCTGCACAAGCGCTTCAAGAGCCGGCCGCAGGGCGAGGCCCGCTTTTACTGA
- a CDS encoding lysophospholipid acyltransferase family protein codes for MSKLVHLLLSVLAHLPLSWLQGLGAALGRLTYRASPGFAARLRENLSSSKIFENYQLLPGEVNLSAAETGKGALELAIAWCRSPEDIAAMVKHCAGWEHVEAALKNNNGIIFVTPHLGSYDIAGRYISSRLPFPLTAMYRPPKLQWLEPVMQAGRARGKGKTAPATAAGVRVLMKALKSGEATIILPDQVPGNGEGVWAPFFGRPAYTMTLVPRLAQMSGVTTLFFVGERLPGGQGFAVHIEPLSQPFTGDKDADCALMNAQVENLIRRFPRQYLWSYNRYKCPPGVSRPDAEHQ; via the coding sequence GACTGACTTATCGCGCTTCCCCCGGCTTCGCCGCTAGGCTGCGGGAGAATCTAAGTTCTAGTAAAATCTTCGAAAATTATCAGCTTTTACCAGGTGAAGTCAATCTGAGCGCGGCGGAAACAGGCAAGGGCGCGCTGGAGCTGGCCATCGCCTGGTGCCGCAGCCCCGAAGACATTGCCGCCATGGTCAAGCACTGCGCAGGCTGGGAGCATGTCGAGGCCGCGCTGAAAAACAACAATGGCATCATCTTTGTCACGCCGCACCTGGGCAGCTATGACATCGCCGGCCGCTACATCAGTTCCCGCCTGCCCTTCCCGCTGACCGCCATGTACCGTCCGCCCAAACTGCAATGGCTGGAACCCGTGATGCAGGCTGGCCGCGCGCGCGGCAAGGGCAAGACCGCGCCGGCCACCGCCGCCGGCGTGCGCGTGCTGATGAAAGCGTTGAAGTCGGGCGAAGCCACCATCATCCTGCCCGACCAGGTGCCCGGCAACGGCGAGGGCGTGTGGGCGCCGTTCTTCGGCCGCCCCGCTTACACCATGACGCTGGTGCCGCGTCTGGCGCAGATGAGCGGCGTGACCACGCTGTTCTTCGTCGGGGAGCGGCTGCCTGGCGGCCAGGGCTTCGCCGTGCACATCGAACCACTGAGCCAGCCCTTCACCGGCGACAAGGATGCCGACTGCGCGTTGATGAATGCGCAAGTGGAAAACCTGATCCGCCGCTTCCCCAGGCAGTACCTGTGGAGCTACAACCGTTACAAATGCCCGCCAGGCGTCAGCCGGCCGGACGCTGAACATCAATAA